One stretch of Lacimicrobium alkaliphilum DNA includes these proteins:
- a CDS encoding pyridoxal-dependent decarboxylase, exosortase A system-associated has product MNKPAVTHQVMDQFDHQAGNLLVGGKTLDQIATLLDKEVFYAYDKAVIRAQIDKFRKYVPEPIKLHFAIKANPLPALVHYVAPLVDGLDVASQKELLIALQSSMPAEEISFAGPAKGEREIRAAIIASVTLNIESELELQRAVKAGQLLNKLPRIAFRVNPAFELKASGMKMAGGAKQFGIDEERLVEILPALDYSEIDFQGFHIFCGSQNLKPEALIEAHTQTFALAEKLVSLCPVPVKSINLGGGFGIPYFAGERRLDLEPISDNLKSLLAGTPIDLQKTELIMELGRYLVAEAGVYVCKVTDIKTSRGQTFVMTNGGLHHHLSNSGNFGQVIRKNYPVALGNKLEQDASVQVNVAGPLCTPLDSLADRVWLPQPEVGDWFVVYQSGAYGATASPQDFLGHPHVAEVLL; this is encoded by the coding sequence ATGAATAAACCCGCTGTAACCCATCAGGTCATGGATCAGTTTGACCATCAGGCAGGCAACTTGCTGGTTGGTGGCAAGACCCTGGATCAAATCGCCACATTATTGGATAAAGAGGTGTTCTATGCCTATGACAAGGCAGTGATCCGCGCCCAAATTGATAAATTCAGAAAGTATGTGCCAGAACCCATCAAACTGCATTTCGCCATCAAGGCCAATCCCCTTCCTGCACTGGTGCATTATGTTGCCCCACTGGTAGACGGTCTGGATGTGGCCTCTCAGAAAGAGCTGTTGATTGCATTGCAGAGCAGTATGCCAGCGGAAGAGATCAGCTTTGCCGGGCCGGCCAAGGGCGAGCGGGAAATCCGCGCCGCCATTATCGCCAGTGTCACCCTGAATATTGAATCGGAGCTGGAACTGCAACGGGCAGTTAAAGCCGGCCAGTTGCTCAACAAACTGCCGCGCATTGCCTTTCGGGTCAATCCGGCCTTTGAGCTCAAAGCTTCCGGAATGAAAATGGCCGGTGGTGCCAAGCAGTTTGGTATTGACGAAGAGCGGCTGGTGGAAATCCTTCCAGCGCTTGATTACAGCGAGATAGATTTTCAGGGCTTTCATATTTTCTGTGGCTCACAGAATTTGAAGCCAGAAGCCCTTATAGAAGCCCATACCCAGACCTTTGCACTGGCTGAAAAGCTGGTGAGTTTATGCCCGGTGCCGGTGAAATCCATCAACCTGGGTGGCGGCTTCGGCATCCCCTACTTTGCCGGTGAACGGCGACTGGATCTGGAACCTATCAGTGACAACCTTAAATCACTATTGGCAGGTACCCCCATTGATCTGCAAAAAACCGAGCTGATCATGGAGCTGGGGCGCTACCTGGTTGCCGAAGCCGGCGTTTATGTCTGTAAGGTTACCGATATTAAGACCTCCCGAGGCCAGACCTTTGTGATGACTAATGGGGGACTGCACCATCATTTATCCAACTCGGGCAATTTCGGCCAGGTGATCCGCAAAAATTATCCTGTTGCCCTGGGCAATAAGCTGGAGCAGGATGCCAGCGTGCAGGTTAATGTGGCCGGACCATTATGCACACCTCTGGATTCCCTCGCCGACAGGGTCTGGCTGCCTCAGCCCGAGGTGGGAGACTGGTTTGTGGTTTACCAGTCCGGGGCTTACGGCGCTACAGCAAGTCCCCAGGATTTTCTTGGGCACCCTCATGTGGCAGAAGTACTGCTGTGA
- a CDS encoding polysaccharide lyase, with amino-acid sequence MDKLTKILLLTTLLGGGRISALPMDESATFAFASRDALLYWSEGGFSDLISNTENQRLLDFTVEDIDRARPVLLKLPDVDYQQSQILLLLQSTDGKGTADFFSKEAPDLKAPNLLLYTDEQEYYIQAEIDTFIGPAIRKPQGKAKIIKVGGNRLGLLSFTIPEDISANKIKRAELLLQLTDKQYGSSQISLIQLAIPQQQVQQQQGLAAQYPDDQGIAEHPHVYYADDFDRQSWLDTVSEAVGQKESRWSNAATLDYVSHQYIGHFLDKDGRSALAQFDTDKNLALNLDYYFRRHHEEEPEEAYFRYYLKLSPGADISGGGKLPGFGGTYNKAGWGGRGNDGYEGWSARGAFYASIDNPDSPWFGHMPIGSYLYEADQDRKYGRILSWGNPLSTIAPGRWYCIEQRLKLNTPNQSDGILEVWIDGIKILSETALMFRKTKQLKIEKIWFNYYFGGVDKPRFPFNIYMDNIVIASEYIGPIKDQP; translated from the coding sequence ATGGACAAACTGACAAAAATTCTGCTTCTTACCACGCTGTTGGGTGGTGGCCGCATCAGCGCTCTGCCGATGGACGAATCTGCCACTTTTGCGTTCGCAAGCAGAGATGCCCTGCTGTACTGGAGTGAGGGCGGATTCAGCGACTTAATCAGCAATACAGAAAATCAAAGATTACTCGACTTCACCGTTGAAGACATCGACCGGGCCAGACCAGTGTTGCTTAAGCTACCCGATGTGGATTATCAGCAGTCTCAAATACTCCTGCTACTGCAATCCACAGATGGCAAAGGTACGGCTGACTTTTTCAGCAAAGAAGCACCGGATCTGAAAGCCCCTAACCTGCTACTTTATACTGATGAGCAGGAGTACTATATACAGGCCGAAATCGATACTTTTATTGGCCCCGCCATTCGAAAACCCCAGGGTAAAGCGAAAATCATTAAGGTTGGCGGCAACCGGCTAGGATTACTCAGCTTTACTATCCCTGAAGACATTTCAGCAAACAAGATTAAGCGGGCTGAATTACTGTTGCAACTGACAGACAAGCAATATGGCAGCAGCCAAATCAGCCTGATTCAGTTGGCAATACCCCAACAGCAAGTACAACAACAACAAGGTCTGGCAGCTCAGTATCCCGACGATCAGGGTATTGCGGAGCATCCGCATGTCTACTATGCCGATGATTTTGATCGCCAAAGCTGGTTAGACACCGTATCAGAAGCCGTTGGTCAAAAAGAAAGCCGCTGGTCTAATGCGGCGACTCTTGATTATGTCAGCCATCAATATATCGGCCATTTCCTGGATAAAGATGGGCGCAGCGCCCTGGCTCAATTCGACACAGATAAGAATCTCGCCCTCAATCTCGACTACTACTTTAGACGTCATCATGAAGAGGAACCTGAAGAGGCTTACTTTCGTTATTACCTAAAGCTTTCCCCTGGCGCCGATATCAGCGGAGGTGGTAAGCTGCCTGGTTTTGGTGGAACCTACAACAAAGCTGGCTGGGGTGGTCGCGGTAATGATGGTTACGAGGGCTGGTCCGCACGGGGCGCTTTCTATGCCAGTATTGATAATCCCGACAGCCCATGGTTTGGCCATATGCCCATCGGTAGTTACCTCTATGAAGCGGATCAAGATCGTAAGTATGGTCGTATTCTGTCGTGGGGGAATCCGCTTTCAACTATCGCACCCGGCCGTTGGTATTGTATTGAGCAACGCCTGAAACTTAACACGCCTAACCAATCAGACGGCATTCTGGAAGTCTGGATTGATGGTATAAAGATCCTCAGTGAAACTGCATTAATGTTCCGAAAGACAAAACAACTCAAAATTGAAAAAATCTGGTTCAATTACTATTTTGGCGGTGTTGATAAACCTAGATTTCCTTTCAATATCTATATGGACAACATCGTTATCGCATCAGAGTATATCGGTCCGATAAAAGACCAGCCTTAA
- a CDS encoding S8 family serine peptidase — MTFKKSLLGSLISATLATGMIAGNSLALEVSVDRSKLQATQSPASPSNKAKSQSASYIVQLKGKSGVGHAQDIGELRSSNHLAANKGNLYNAKSAKMQAYVQAMKNKQQAIAQEIGAVDVLYNYTHTFNGFAAKLSQEQAEKLRNHPDVMGVWADEAQPLNTANTPEFLGLNGANGQHTLGIKGDDVVVGVLDTGIWPEHPSFADDGSYSDPADIGWTGTCDAGVEADAGTFNCNNKLIGARYFKAGFEATYEIQYGLGEFESPRDADGHGSHTASTAAGNEDVSASISGFPVDTVTGIAPKARVAAYKVCWNSDYVSPEGVNERGCFYSDSMAAIDQAIEDGVDVLNYSIGGSLTDLTTPAASAMLRAANAGVFVSVSAGNDGPDAVTVGTPAPWVTSVGASTYDGTSAIIGNTLAVNSGDLAGSDFLSVPAAIAPAVPEGGLSGDLVIAEPLEACGELSNAAEMDGKIALISRGSCAFTDKFNNAEAAGAVGVVVYNNQAGTPFAMGGSEVNIPGAMVSNSDGVALSSSVSNSVTNITLTDSLIAGEATEVGNMMAGFSSRGPNGSTEDIIKPDITAPGVRILAATTAEPMFGASGESFAYLQGTSMSSPHIAGMAALLKGQHPDWTPAQIKSALMTTARQNITKEDGVTQADPFDYGAGHAAPVNAMEPGLTYELNAGDYFAFMCGLGEGDFVTSEAGVSCSDLTGAGFSDDATQLNYPSIAVSDLIQSKTISRTVTDMSGLGGTYVASIDMPEGIDVTVTTYDGAGNETPTDDLVVAADGKASFALTFNRTPDAVVNEWAFGAITWTDGNGHEVRSPIAIKAVPEVKIDVPESLSLQLNRGRASFPVQMLYSGATSTDHAGLVAPFGSAGTVAQDPDSTYAFNEPGLGFHAYLVPEGTQVARFSLRDSLVDAEGADLDLYVYRCDEWSCTQVGESFNAGSNEDVILTNPEPRANGAIGDVYITFVHGWDLAGETTTDYTMPVWIADQADSSTRVLSSRRAIEGRYNNITVTARGLDPEGLYMGAITFYDDEGVAQGTTVLEVQP, encoded by the coding sequence ATGACCTTTAAAAAGTCACTACTGGGTAGCCTGATTTCTGCAACCCTCGCAACAGGTATGATCGCAGGCAACAGCCTGGCGCTGGAAGTTTCAGTCGATCGCAGTAAATTACAAGCCACTCAATCACCAGCAAGTCCATCTAACAAAGCTAAATCACAAAGCGCTTCTTATATTGTTCAATTAAAAGGTAAGTCCGGTGTCGGCCATGCCCAGGATATTGGCGAATTAAGATCCAGCAACCATCTGGCCGCTAACAAAGGCAACCTGTATAACGCGAAGTCTGCAAAAATGCAGGCTTATGTTCAGGCGATGAAAAATAAGCAACAAGCCATAGCCCAGGAAATCGGCGCAGTTGACGTGCTGTACAACTATACCCATACATTTAATGGCTTTGCCGCAAAGTTAAGTCAGGAGCAGGCAGAAAAGCTTCGCAATCACCCTGATGTTATGGGTGTATGGGCTGATGAAGCACAACCTTTGAATACCGCCAACACCCCAGAGTTCCTGGGCCTTAACGGCGCCAATGGCCAACACACACTGGGTATTAAAGGTGATGATGTTGTAGTTGGTGTTCTGGATACCGGCATCTGGCCAGAACATCCAAGTTTCGCCGATGATGGTAGCTACTCCGACCCGGCAGATATTGGCTGGACTGGCACTTGTGATGCAGGTGTTGAAGCTGATGCCGGTACCTTCAATTGTAATAATAAATTGATCGGTGCCCGATATTTTAAAGCTGGTTTTGAAGCCACCTATGAGATCCAATATGGTCTGGGTGAGTTTGAGTCTCCCCGCGATGCCGATGGCCACGGAAGCCATACTGCCTCAACCGCGGCGGGTAATGAAGACGTATCAGCAAGTATTTCAGGCTTCCCTGTAGACACCGTCACTGGTATTGCACCAAAAGCCAGAGTTGCAGCTTATAAAGTGTGCTGGAACAGTGATTATGTGAGTCCGGAGGGCGTCAATGAACGCGGCTGTTTTTATTCCGACTCGATGGCGGCTATAGACCAGGCCATTGAAGATGGTGTTGATGTCCTCAACTACTCTATTGGAGGCAGCCTGACCGATCTGACTACACCCGCAGCATCAGCCATGCTGCGAGCTGCCAATGCCGGGGTGTTTGTTTCGGTTTCAGCCGGTAACGATGGTCCGGATGCTGTTACAGTGGGCACCCCTGCTCCATGGGTAACCAGTGTCGGAGCTTCCACTTACGATGGTACTTCAGCAATAATCGGTAATACCCTTGCAGTTAATTCAGGGGATCTGGCCGGTAGTGATTTTTTAAGTGTTCCGGCTGCCATTGCTCCGGCAGTACCCGAAGGTGGGTTAAGCGGTGATCTGGTTATCGCCGAACCTCTGGAAGCCTGTGGTGAGCTGAGTAATGCAGCGGAAATGGACGGCAAAATCGCGCTGATTTCCCGCGGTAGCTGTGCCTTTACCGATAAGTTTAACAATGCCGAAGCAGCAGGGGCTGTTGGTGTTGTGGTTTACAACAATCAGGCAGGCACGCCGTTCGCAATGGGCGGCTCTGAGGTTAATATTCCAGGGGCGATGGTCAGCAATTCAGATGGTGTGGCTCTTAGCTCCAGTGTTTCCAACTCGGTCACAAATATAACACTGACCGACTCGCTGATTGCCGGTGAAGCCACCGAGGTCGGTAACATGATGGCTGGGTTCTCTTCCCGCGGCCCTAACGGTTCAACTGAAGATATTATCAAGCCTGATATTACTGCTCCAGGAGTAAGAATCCTTGCAGCCACGACTGCAGAACCTATGTTTGGTGCAAGTGGGGAGTCATTCGCTTATCTACAGGGCACATCTATGTCTTCACCGCACATTGCGGGTATGGCGGCATTGCTTAAAGGCCAACACCCTGACTGGACACCAGCGCAGATCAAATCAGCGCTGATGACTACAGCCCGTCAGAATATCACCAAGGAAGATGGCGTCACACAAGCAGATCCCTTCGACTATGGTGCCGGGCATGCCGCACCAGTCAATGCAATGGAGCCTGGTTTAACTTATGAACTAAACGCCGGCGATTACTTTGCCTTTATGTGTGGTCTGGGTGAAGGAGACTTTGTTACTAGTGAGGCCGGAGTGAGTTGCTCTGACCTTACCGGAGCAGGATTCTCCGATGATGCGACTCAGCTTAACTATCCTTCTATTGCGGTATCTGACTTAATTCAGAGCAAGACCATCTCCCGCACTGTGACGGATATGTCCGGCCTTGGCGGTACCTATGTGGCCTCTATTGACATGCCTGAAGGTATTGATGTTACGGTAACCACTTATGACGGTGCGGGTAATGAGACCCCAACTGATGATTTGGTGGTAGCAGCGGATGGCAAAGCCAGCTTTGCGCTGACCTTTAACAGAACTCCGGATGCTGTAGTCAATGAATGGGCATTTGGCGCCATTACCTGGACAGATGGCAACGGGCATGAAGTTCGCTCTCCTATCGCCATCAAGGCGGTGCCGGAAGTGAAAATTGATGTACCAGAGTCGCTGTCACTGCAACTGAATCGTGGGCGGGCCTCCTTCCCTGTACAGATGCTCTATAGCGGTGCCACCAGTACTGATCATGCCGGTCTGGTTGCTCCTTTTGGCAGTGCAGGAACTGTGGCGCAAGATCCTGACTCAACTTATGCCTTCAACGAACCTGGATTGGGCTTCCATGCCTACCTGGTACCAGAAGGCACTCAGGTCGCCAGGTTCAGCTTGCGTGACAGTCTGGTGGACGCAGAAGGTGCCGATCTGGATCTCTATGTCTATCGTTGTGACGAATGGTCCTGTACCCAGGTTGGAGAGTCATTCAACGCTGGTTCCAACGAGGATGTGATCCTGACTAATCCTGAGCCCAGAGCTAACGGAGCTATTGGTGATGTTTACATTACCTTTGTCCATGGATGGGATCTGGCCGGTGAGACGACCACAGACTACACTATGCCCGTATGGATTGCAGATCAGGCTGACTCCAGCACCAGAGTGTTGTCCAGCCGCAGAGCAATTGAAGGCCGTTACAATAATATTACTGTAACCGCCCGCGGACTTGACCCTGAAGGATTGTATATGGGTGCCATCACCTTCTATGACGATGAAGGTGTGGCTCAGGGCACGACTGTACTTGAAGTACAGCCCTGA
- a CDS encoding PEP-CTERM sorting domain-containing protein: MFASLGMASFSANAIMITQEFGDFDAGITGSFTVDIDDSVLNQGDGLVYFNEDNLVSFEFLGWPFYEFFLFEVGIDTDNVFGGIEFLTFDINDLFFDEVWAFSLIIDEYAPEFNFLDIFNEETAEPIYFNSGEAIAFGDATYVPEPSTVALFGLALMALGLRRRMVK, from the coding sequence ATGTTTGCCAGTCTGGGAATGGCGTCTTTTTCGGCAAATGCCATCATGATCACGCAGGAGTTTGGTGACTTCGACGCTGGAATTACGGGATCTTTTACGGTAGATATCGATGATTCAGTGCTGAATCAGGGCGATGGTCTCGTATACTTCAATGAAGATAATCTGGTGAGCTTTGAGTTTCTTGGCTGGCCTTTCTATGAATTTTTTCTGTTTGAAGTAGGTATTGATACCGACAATGTATTTGGTGGTATTGAGTTCCTGACTTTTGATATAAATGATTTATTCTTTGATGAAGTCTGGGCGTTTTCGCTGATTATCGATGAATATGCTCCGGAATTTAATTTCCTGGATATCTTCAATGAAGAGACCGCAGAGCCTATTTACTTTAATTCTGGTGAAGCAATTGCGTTCGGCGATGCCACTTATGTACCAGAGCCGTCTACTGTAGCTCTGTTTGGTCTTGCACTGATGGCCTTAGGTTTACGTCGTCGTATGGTGAAGTAA
- the pssA gene encoding CDP-diacylglycerol--serine O-phosphatidyltransferase, which yields MPESKRKGIYLLPNLLTTGGLFSGFYAVVSAMNGHFEAAAIAIFVAMLFDGLDGRVARMTNTQSDFGAEYDSMADMVSFGIAPALIAYTWGLTELGKLGWLAAFVYVAGAALRLARFNTQVGTADKRYFQGLASPAAAALVAGLVWVGVEYDISGDDYGFLVALLTAAAGLLMISNFKYNSFKEVNWHGKVPFVALLVVMLIFVIVATAPSLVLFIAFLLYTIAGPVNTFRSVDKVKLEHVLGDTDESSDADFDAAEEKSEQKDTGTDPKAEKH from the coding sequence ATGCCAGAAAGTAAACGTAAAGGTATTTACCTGTTACCTAATTTATTAACCACCGGTGGCCTGTTTTCAGGTTTCTATGCGGTGGTTTCTGCTATGAACGGCCATTTTGAGGCGGCCGCCATCGCCATCTTTGTGGCCATGTTATTCGATGGTCTGGACGGGCGGGTGGCCAGAATGACCAATACTCAGAGTGACTTTGGTGCCGAATATGACTCCATGGCCGATATGGTCTCATTTGGTATAGCGCCAGCTCTTATTGCCTACACCTGGGGCCTCACTGAGCTTGGTAAACTGGGCTGGCTGGCGGCATTTGTCTATGTAGCAGGCGCAGCATTAAGGCTGGCCAGATTCAATACTCAGGTTGGTACTGCCGATAAGCGTTACTTTCAGGGCTTAGCCAGTCCCGCCGCCGCCGCTCTGGTAGCAGGCCTGGTATGGGTTGGTGTCGAGTATGATATTTCCGGTGATGACTATGGATTCCTGGTGGCGTTACTGACCGCAGCGGCAGGCTTGCTGATGATCAGTAACTTTAAGTACAACTCATTTAAGGAAGTCAACTGGCACGGTAAAGTGCCCTTTGTGGCCTTGCTGGTGGTCATGCTGATTTTCGTGATTGTGGCCACCGCCCCCTCACTGGTGCTGTTTATTGCCTTTTTGCTGTACACCATCGCCGGTCCGGTCAACACCTTCAGAAGCGTTGATAAGGTCAAGCTTGAACATGTTTTAGGTGATACTGACGAAAGCAGTGACGCCGACTTTGATGCCGCTGAGGAAAAGTCAGAGCAAAAAGACACCGGAACTGACCCAAAAGCAGAAAAACACTAA